In the genome of Ferrovibrio terrae, the window TCGGCGACCGCATTTTCTGGGCGCTGGTCGCGGCGTTCAGCGTGCACACTTTTGTCGGCAACGGCATCACCTTCCATACCATTCCGCTGCTGCTGGAGAACGGGTATGCGATGAGCCTGATTGTCGGCGTCATGGCATTGCATGGTCCGAGCCAGGTGCTGGCGCGCTTTACGCTGCTGATGGTCGGCACGCGTATTTCCACGGCGGGTTTCGGCCGTGCCGCCTTCGGCCTCGCCGCGCTGGGTGTGCTGATGCTGATCGTCAGCGTGTGGTGGGGTGTTTCGGTGTTGGTGATCTTCGCCCTGCTCTATGGAATGGCGACCGGGATGCTGACGCTGGTGCGCGCCAACAGCGTGATCGAATATCTCGGAGCTTATGGATATGGCGCCGCGACCGGTGCATTGACCATGGCCGTGGCCGTGCCGCGCACCACGGCCGCCGTGGCCTTCGCCCTGCTGTGGGAAATGACCGACAGCTATGGCCCCGTGTTATGGATCGCGCTGACGGCCAGTTGCAGCGGCCTGGCGGCCTTCTGGCTGGCGACGGTGTGGAACAGTCGCCGCACGCCGATCCAGGGACTCTAGCGTCGACTACTGAGACGGTGCGACGATCTTGCGGCCGCGACGACGCGGCGCCGTCAGCTTGGCGACATCGAGGATGTCGTCAAGCTGGGCTTCGGTGAGCCATTCCTTCTCGATGCAGAGTTCGCGCACGGTGCGGCCTGATTTCAGCGCTTCCTTGGCGAGCCAGGCCGACTTCTCATAACCGATATAGGGATTGAGCGCGGTGACGATGCCCACGCTGGCCTCCACATGGCGCTTCGCCTGTTCGACATTCGCCTGAATCCCCGAGACGCATTTCTCGGCCAGGGTCCGTGCCGCGCGCGCCAGTAGCTGCATCGATGACAGTGTGTTGTAGACGATCAGCGGCTCCATCACGTTCAACTGCAACTGACCCGCTTCGGCCGCCATGGTGATGGCCATATCCTTGCCGATTACCTGGAAGCAGACCTGATTCACCACTTCTGGGATCACCGGATTGACCTTGCCCGGCATGATGGATGAGCCCGGCTGCATCGGCGGCAGCGAGATTTCGTTCAGGCCGCCGCGCGGGCCCGAGGAGAGCAGGCGCAGATCGTTGGCGATCTTGCTGAGTTTCACGGCGATGCGCTTCAGCATGCCGGAATAGAGCACGAAGGCGCCCATATCCCAGCTGGCTTCGATCAGATTGGCGGCGCGCACCATCTCGATGCCGCTGATGCGGCCGAGTTCCTCGATGGCCAGGTTGGAGTATTCCGGCTCGGTATTGATGCCGGTGCCGACCGCCGTGCCGCCCAGGTTGATCTCGCGGAACAGCTTGATGAGTTCGTCGCCGCGCGCGACATCTTCCTTGATGTTGATGGCAAAGGCCTCGAATTCCTGGCCCAGCGTCATGGGCACGGCATCCTGCAGCTGGGTGCGGCCCAGCTTGATGACGTCGGCAAATTCAACGCCGCGCTGGCGGAATTCATAGGCCAGGCCATCCAGCGCCTTCATCAGCTCGGTATGGCTCAGGATCACACTCAGACGCACGGCGGTGGGATAAACGTCGTTGGTCGACTGCGACAGGTTGACATCGTCGTTCGGATGCAGGTGCTGGTATTCGCCTTTGTGGAAGCCCATCAGCTCCAGGCCGCGATTGGCCACCACCTCGTTCACATTCATGTTGGTCGAAGTGCCGGCGCCGCCCTGAAACACGTCGATGGTGAACCATTCATGCAGCTTGCCCTCGATCAGTTCGTCGCAGGCTTTCGAGATGCCCTTGTATTTCTCTGGCTCGAGATAGCCGAGTTTCTTGTTGGCGGCCGCGCAGGCCTTCTTCACCATGCCAAACGCGCGGATCAGGTTCGGATAGTGATTGATGCCGATCCCGGAGATATGGAAGTTGTCGATCGCCCGCTGCGTCTGGATGCCGATATAGGTGCCCGCAGGCAGTGTCATCTCGCCCAGCGAGTCATGCTCAATGCGGGTTGCCGGATCGCTGCTCATTGTTGCCTCTGCATTGCGTGAATGGGCGATAATCGAACAGCGCCATTCTGCCCTGCCGCTACGTCACTGCGAAGGCTTCGGCAAAGTATATTTCATTGAAATACTTACAGTTTCGCATGCAACTAATGCCCCATGCGCAAGAGGCATGAGGACATATCATTGCGGTTTATCGGCGCGACGGGATCGGATGCTGCGCTTCACACCGTCCGTTGCGCCTTATCCTTCGCGTTGGTGGCCGCGATGTTGGCGCGGATCTCCTGCCACTCGTCATCGCTGAGATCGGTGAGTGCGCCGAAGCCCCCGGCGGTATTGAGCCACTGGCCGCCATCGATGGCGATCACTTCGCCGGTGACATAACCGACCTCGTCGGCCAGCAGGAAGGCGGCGAGGTTGGCAAGTTCGGGCAGGTCGCCGACGCGGCGCATCGGGATCGCGCCGATCATGCGCTTCTCCAATGCCTCGGTGGGCGCCAGCCGCTTGGTCATGCCTTCGGTGGGGAAGGGCCCGGGTGCGATGGCGTTGAGACGGATGCCCTTCGGTCCCCATTCCACCGCCAGCGACTGCGTCATCGCGGCAATACCAGCTTTAGACATGGCGGATGGCACAACAAAGGCCGAGCCGGTCCACACCCAGGTGGTGACGATCGACACCACGCTGCCGCTGCGCTTTGTCGCGATCCAGCGTTTGCCGACGGCCTGCGTCACATAGAAGCTGCCATGCAGCACGATATTGGCGATGGCATCGAAGCCGCGCGGGCTGAGGTCCTCGCTGCGCGAAATGAAATTGCCGGCCGCGTTGTTCACCAGGCCATCCAGCGGGCCATGCGTCTGCCAGATGGTTTCCACCATCTCGTCCACCGCCTGCGCCACGCGGATGTCGCAAGGATGGGCATGGATCGCGCCGCCGGTTTCGGCAGCCAGCTCTTTTGCGGTGTCCTGCAGCACGCCTTCGCGCCGGCCGCAGATATGCAGCTCGGCGCCCAGTTCCATCAGGCGACGGGCCATGGCTTTGCCCAGGCCGGTGCCGCCGCCGGTGATCAGGATGCGTTTGCCCTTGAACAGGTCATTGCGAAACATGCTGCCTCCCTTATCTTGTTGCCCGGAATGTTAGCGCAAGCTGCGCAGGCAGCGCCATCTGGAGGAACCCATGGATTTGCAGCTCAAGGGCAGGGTCGCCATCGTTACCGGCGCCAGCAAGGGCATCGGCCGCGCGATTGCCGAGACTCTCGCGGCGGAAGGCATGAAACTGGTGCTGGTGGCCCGTTCGACCGATCTGCTGAAGGACCTTGCGAAAGCCCTGCCGACCGAGAGTCTGGTGCAGGCCGTCGACCTGCGCGATACGGCGGTGCCGGCACAGGTGGTGGCGGCGGCCATGCAGGCATTCGGCGGCATCGATCTGGTCGTGAACAATGCCGGCGCCACCAAGCGCGGCGATTTCCTTCAGCTGACCGATGAGGACTGGGCCGACGGCTATGCGCTGAAATTCTTTGGCGCCATGCGGCTGAGCCGTGCGGCCTGGCCGCATCTGGCGGTCCGGCAGGGCAGTATCGTCAGCATCATCGGCATCGGCGGTCGCACCGGCCAGGCGGAATTCGCCATCGGCGGGTCGGTCAATGCGGCGGCGATGAATCTCACCAAGGTGCTGGCCGATCGCGGCGTCACCGATGGTGTGCGCGTCAACGCGATCAATCCCGGCGCCATCGCCACCGAGCGCCTGCAGCTGCGCATCCGCAACTTTGCCAAAGAGCAGGGGATATCCGAGGCCGATGCCGCCGTGAAGCTGCCGCGCAGCATGGCGATCGCCCGGTTCGGTGAACCCGCAGAGATTGCCCGGGTGGTGGCTTTCCTCGCCTCGCCCCAGGCGGGCTATCTGCAGGGCGCGGTGATCGACGTCGATGGCGGGCAGACCCGCACATTATAGCGGCAGATGGCTCGACCCGGGCAGATGCAGTCGGCCAGAGCGATAGAATGCCCATTGATTTTTGCCGGCGGGAATGCCACTCCGGATGGCGTGATACATGTGTAAACATGACGCTGTACCGGACGGGGGTTGGGTGTTGCAGGGTTGGAGACAGGTGAAGCGGGCGCGGCTGTGGCTGACGCTGCTCTTGGCACTTGGCGGTCTGGTTGTTTCGATACGGGACGGCCATGCGGCAGAACCGCTGCCGGCACCCCGCGGCGAGGTTCTGCTCACCGTGAGCGGGGCCATCGGCCGCGGCAATGCACAGGATTCCGCCGGCGGGCTGGAGGCGCGCTTCGATCGCGCCATGCTGGAACAGATCGGCTTCACCGAGGTGAATACTGCAACGCCGTGGCATAGCGGCGTCATGCGTTTCGAAGGCGTGCTGCTCAGAGCGGTGCTCGGTATGGTGGAGGCACGCGGCAATAACCTGCTTGCAAGCGCCCATAATGAATATTCCGCGACGCTGCCGGCCTCGGATGCCGCGCATTACAATGTGATACTGGCCATGAAGCTGAATGGCGAGACCATGACCTTCCGCGACAAGGGGCCGCTGTTCATCATCTATCCGTTCGACAGCGACAAGGCCCTGCAGACCGACATGACCTATATCCGGTCGGTCTGGCAGCTCCGGCGCATAGACGTTCGCTGATGCCGCGCCGTTTCAAGCCACGGGAATTATCGACCCATCCAGACGCATTGGCCGGTGCCGGCCGGCGTTTCGTGCTCGTGCTGGTCGGTACGGTGGTGGCGCTGTCTGTGGTGCTGACCAGCTATTTCTATATCCAGCAGCGCGAGAACAGCAGCTTCTCCTTCCAGAATGTGGTCTGGGACGGCGTGCAGTTCCGCAACGAGCACCAGGTCTTCCGCGTCACGCTGCTGGAGCGCATGGCCGAGGCGCCAGGCATCAGCAGCGATGATGTGCAGCGCCGCTACGATATCCTGTTCAGCCGCCTGCACCTGATGCGCGACGGCCAAACCGCCGGCATCTATCGCAGCGACCCCGAACTGCAGGTCCTGCTGCAGCGGATCGAGCCGATGATCCGCGGCTGGGACAGGCTGCTGACCGCGTTTCTGGCCGGCGATCGTTCGGCCGGCTTAACCATCGTCGAGCAATCCCGCGGACTGGACGCCGATTTCAGCACCTTCACCGCCGGTGTGAATACGATCGGCGTCAAGCGGATGGAACTGTCGCGCGAAAGACTGGGCAGCCTGAATTCCGTGCTGATCGGGGCCGCCGTCGTCACCTGGCTGCTGGTGATCGGCTTTGCCGTGGCCCTGATGCGGCAGTTGCGCGCCACCGAACGCACCCATGCCGAGATGCAGGCGATGACC includes:
- a CDS encoding SDR family oxidoreductase, with protein sequence MDLQLKGRVAIVTGASKGIGRAIAETLAAEGMKLVLVARSTDLLKDLAKALPTESLVQAVDLRDTAVPAQVVAAAMQAFGGIDLVVNNAGATKRGDFLQLTDEDWADGYALKFFGAMRLSRAAWPHLAVRQGSIVSIIGIGGRTGQAEFAIGGSVNAAAMNLTKVLADRGVTDGVRVNAINPGAIATERLQLRIRNFAKEQGISEADAAVKLPRSMAIARFGEPAEIARVVAFLASPQAGYLQGAVIDVDGGQTRTL
- a CDS encoding molybdopterin-dependent oxidoreductase, coding for MKRARLWLTLLLALGGLVVSIRDGHAAEPLPAPRGEVLLTVSGAIGRGNAQDSAGGLEARFDRAMLEQIGFTEVNTATPWHSGVMRFEGVLLRAVLGMVEARGNNLLASAHNEYSATLPASDAAHYNVILAMKLNGETMTFRDKGPLFIIYPFDSDKALQTDMTYIRSVWQLRRIDVR
- a CDS encoding aspartate ammonia-lyase codes for the protein MSSDPATRIEHDSLGEMTLPAGTYIGIQTQRAIDNFHISGIGINHYPNLIRAFGMVKKACAAANKKLGYLEPEKYKGISKACDELIEGKLHEWFTIDVFQGGAGTSTNMNVNEVVANRGLELMGFHKGEYQHLHPNDDVNLSQSTNDVYPTAVRLSVILSHTELMKALDGLAYEFRQRGVEFADVIKLGRTQLQDAVPMTLGQEFEAFAINIKEDVARGDELIKLFREINLGGTAVGTGINTEPEYSNLAIEELGRISGIEMVRAANLIEASWDMGAFVLYSGMLKRIAVKLSKIANDLRLLSSGPRGGLNEISLPPMQPGSSIMPGKVNPVIPEVVNQVCFQVIGKDMAITMAAEAGQLQLNVMEPLIVYNTLSSMQLLARAARTLAEKCVSGIQANVEQAKRHVEASVGIVTALNPYIGYEKSAWLAKEALKSGRTVRELCIEKEWLTEAQLDDILDVAKLTAPRRRGRKIVAPSQ
- a CDS encoding SDR family oxidoreductase, translating into MFRNDLFKGKRILITGGGTGLGKAMARRLMELGAELHICGRREGVLQDTAKELAAETGGAIHAHPCDIRVAQAVDEMVETIWQTHGPLDGLVNNAAGNFISRSEDLSPRGFDAIANIVLHGSFYVTQAVGKRWIATKRSGSVVSIVTTWVWTGSAFVVPSAMSKAGIAAMTQSLAVEWGPKGIRLNAIAPGPFPTEGMTKRLAPTEALEKRMIGAIPMRRVGDLPELANLAAFLLADEVGYVTGEVIAIDGGQWLNTAGGFGALTDLSDDEWQEIRANIAATNAKDKAQRTV